CTTGCAATGTTTCAGTGATGATCAATAATGATAGTTATGCTTTGATGCAATGTGAGACTAGACACTTTCTGAGCTACAACAAGCTGTTCATATTACCCAAATGCACCCAATGGGACACCTATGATGAGGTGGGCTCATTGATGAAACTTTTTTGTgtagaatgtaactaagtacatttactccagtactgtactaaaGTCCAAacgttgaggtacttgtacttgtactttccTTTTCGTGCcgctttctacttctactccgctacatatcagagagaaatattgtactttttactccactacattcatctgttacagctttagttactagttactttagttactccactacattcatctgttccagctttagttactagttactttacacacttGATTCCTGCactcaaaacacatgtagtttataaaatctgatgtttgattctaaagtaaactagccgacaatataacggctacaagtccagctgagatgattagaccattaaacactcaACTGGTTGggtcctttactctttctacaatgggaggagagctctttacttttaatactttaactacattttcctgatgatacatacttttactgaagtaacattttcaatgcaggacttttacttgtgtttttgtgtatgtagtattagtacttttactgaagtaaaggacctgaatacttcttccagagCAGGTGTAATGTTTAAATTCTCATCCCGTTATGCAACATGTTGCTGCCATCTAGCGGCAGACAGTTATAAAGGACCGTGCCACATATTCAATCACATAATGCCTAATTTGAATAATTAAACATAAAGTTTCAGGAAACTTGTAGCATAAAAACATATTGTCTTTATGTACATAATCAGCTAGGGAAGTTTCATGGTGGACTGTATATTAGTTAAGATATTGTAGCATCaccaatttcattttttaaagattattttttgggcttttccgcctttattttgacaggacagctgggtgagagagggggaagacatgcaggaaatcgtcacaggtcagattcgaaccctagACCTCTGCGTCAAATcctaaacctctcagtatatgtgcacctgctctacccactgagccaacccggccacacaattttagtatttttcaatactttccaCCACATGGATCTTTCAGGACTTTGAATATGTTATAGATGTTATTTCTCACAACATGCTTGTACTGTTATGCATGTTTTTAGCTGATGTGCTACAACTAATGTATCATTTAGGGTTATTAGATCATGATTACCATTTCTTTTCCTTCTGcttttgacccattttctaagttttttttatatcagaaatatgggtttcttacaacTAAATTGTCCaaagaaataacgtggatgcATGCACGTTGTATGGAAGCCATGCAAtgttcttcgcaggtaaaattcATGATTACttgcattgaattttgggtgttttattcaatttcatagcatttgaaaaaaatgtctccagtctgtgattcactcaacatcctctgatcttaactattagtccaaataattcataatttctgccttttttttaactaaaaaatgAGGTATAATTTAATTTCAAATTAGGTTTACTGACCATGAATAAAAGAAagcgttggaaaaagtgacaaaatcatggcaaaaaatggcaaaaaaatgtCGCCAAAAACAAAAGTTAGTTTTGACCCGGGAAAGGGAAAACAAGTTAATGGAAGACACCACAAGGTTTAAAGTTCAATAATCAACAGCTTGATCCTACATCCTGTACTATACTGTACCTCGGCGCTGGAACAGGTATTCCGATCCtctacttcagtaaaagtactaataccacactgtgaaaatactctgttacaagttaaagtccctGAGATCTTTGAATGTCAaatacttaatttcctgcattctgtaGCTGATACCTCTGCAACCCAAACAGAAAATGCATGGTTTACTCTCAAACCCAAGGAGTGAAATGTTACGTTACCCCatagtccacacacacacacacacacacacacacacacacacacacacacacacacacacacacacacacacacacacacacacacacacacacacacacacttttgaacCCCCTTGAACGCAGTTGTCACATTCCACCATGAGGTGTCAGAGTTCCAGCAGCGGAGGGCAGCTCAGTGCGCAGAGGAAACAACGAAGCcagaacacaaatacaaaataaaacctcCTTCGACCTTTATGCATTACGGGAGTTCCGATTTTATATACTGCATGTGGTTTGTGTGCAGAAACCTTAATgtgaaaagtaactagtaacttaagcggttagatgaatgtagtggagtaaaaagtacaatattcccCATCCGAAAAAGGCGAGGCTTTTATTTTTGAGGCGCCCATATTGCTTAACCGGAAGTcgtgtgttttttatatttttctaatTCAGCTTGACGCATCTTTTCACGGCAACATTAAAGAGGCTGGTCCACgcgtcactcacacacacacaccatcacttGTGCGTGTTGGTGTCACTACGTGAAGACAGCTGCTGCACTGCACGCGTTCGTAGACACACGCAGATGCGGAAACGTGATATGACGTTTGGAAAGCGGTGCGCGcggtaaaaaattaaaaactgtGCGTTCGTGTGATGATTTGACTGGTTTTGCGGACTGCCGTCGCTGCTGTTTGGAGTGAGTCCAGGGATGCTGCGGCTTGTCTCGCTGCCGGAGTGCCGCCGCCGCCGCGGCACACTCCGCAGTCGCTAAACGCGGGAGCGGCGCGGGTCAGTCTTTCCATCCCATCCCATCCCAGCCCGGGGGCTGCGACATGGGGAACAGCTTCTCCAACCTGGGCGCCTTCCAGTCCTTGCACATAGTCATGCTCGGCTTGGACTCCGCGGGCAAAACCACCGTGCTGTACCGCCTGAAATTCAACGAGTTCGTCAACACGGTGCCCACCATCGGCTTCAACACGGAGCGGATCCGGCTGGGCGGCGCGGGGGCGTCGCGCGGCATCAGCTGCCACTTCTGGGACGTCGGCGGCCAGGAGAAGCTGCGGCCCCTGTGGAAGCCATACAGCCGCTGCACGGACGGCATCGTGTACGTGGTGGACTCCGTGGACGCCGAGAGGCTGGAGGAGGCCCGCGCCGAGCTGCACAAGATCACGCGCTTCTCGGAGAACCAGGGCACGCCGCTGCTCGTCGTGGCCAACAAGCAGGACCTGCCGCGGGCGCTGGACGTCGCGGAGATCGAGCGGCAGCTGGCCCTGGCCGAGCTGAGCCCGTCCACGCCGTACCACGTCCAGCCCGCGTGCGCCATCATCGGAGAGGGGCTGCACGAGGGCATGGACAAGCTGTACGAGATGATAGTGAAGAGGAGGAAGTCgctgaagcagaagaagaagaggcagTGAtggcagattttcttttttttttttttctttttagaaatATCTAGAACTTTGCAGTGATTGGCccagcctatatatatatatatatatatatatatatatatatatatatatatatatatatatatatatatatatatatatatatatatatatacatatatatatatatatatattacagtggtggaagaagtattaagACCCTTTAGGCtactttaaatataaaataaataaatactctgttacaagtaaaggtcctgcattaaaaatgttacttcagtaaaactCTGTAAGTAACCTAGATCATCAGGAAAATGGAGAgctctcctcccattgtagaaagagtaaaggacccaaccagttgtgtgtttaatggtctcatcatctcagctggacttgtaggccgttatattgttggctagtttactttagaatcaaacatcagattttataaactacatgtgttttgtgtgcaggaatcttaatgtgtaaagtaactagtaactaaagctttaacagatgaatgtgaagtggagtaaaaagtccaatatttctctctgaaatgtagcagagtagaagtagaaagtggcatgaaaaaaaaagactcaagtaaagtacaagtacctcaacatttggactgaagcaCAGTACTggattaaatgtacttagttacattccaccactgtgtgtgtatatatatatatatatatatatatatatatatatatatatatatatatatatatatatatatatatatatatatatatatatatatatatatatagcagataaaacaacatcaaagcATAACTATCATTATTGATCATCACTGAAACATTGCAAGTCTCCATATATGACAGAAATATATTTATAGTGATCTGTAcatgagctaaaaaaaaaaatagatcaaTATTGTCACTCAACTCATTAGGTGTCATAATGCAGGCAaagcaaacattttaaatggcaGAGAACAACTAAATAATGATATAGTATGAATATGAATGACATAAACTCACAAAAACGATCATAACAATCTTAAATATCTGGGAAAATGTATTGAAACTTTGCCTTGTTCAGCAGTTTCAGCCCTCTTTACAGACAGACTGTCTCTGTGTGAGGGAGTCCCTGACGTAGGAATATTAATAGGATGTTATGTTATAGCGGAGATGTTTTATAAAGTGTATGGATCTATCGGCAGAGTGCCGTGCACAGATGTGAGACTGTTGTGTAACTGTGGACGGATCACGCACGGATGCTGTGGGACGGTGTTACACCAAAGATGATTCCCCTGCGAGGTCAAAGCCCTCCATCTCTTCCATCCTTCTGTGGTTTGTTATTTACAACTCTATGGAAGACGATTAGGACaaattttttaagtttaaaaaaaaaagacgactTCTGAATTCTGAAAAGAAAATCAGTCAGAATTTAGAGGGTTTTttatattctgactttttttatccgatttttgagttgttgtttttttacttaaaaataaaaaaccctcataattctgagaaaaaaagtcagaatctactttttttactttaaaaatgaacaaagttaaaaaaaaagttttttatgaggttttttgttagtttttttaaagtaaacatTTGAATTCTGACTTGAGAAAATCAGAATTCAAATGTTTActgaaaaaaactattttttctcagaatgtttagtttgttttttttcataattctgaggtttttaagttgtttttttaaaagtaattctGACTTTTTCCTCAGAATTAtgagttgttgttgtgtttttgctttgaaacaaaaaaaaaccctcaaaaGTCAGAATTTGGACTTTGAACTCAAACACATTTTCCACACTTGGCCCTAATCGTCTTCCGTACAACCCTCCCTGCCACTCTGAGGAGAAAATGTAAACCTGAAATTGATTGGTGGTGATGAGGCCGGGACTCTTTTGTTGAGGATTTAGAGGGTGCTCAGCCTAAATAGTTCAGTTGACTAATAAGGTCCCTGAAGTCTCAACACGATAggaattatttcattttttttcagaatCCAGCTTTTGTAGCACTGTGGCTCAACAAAGCAGACTGTTCATGGGGGATAAAAAAAGGGGGCTCACAGGTGAACTTAATAAGACCATAATAAGCTCCATTATTTAGCAGTTGATGCATTTATGTGTAGCATCGATACTCTTTattacggaagaggattagggccacatgcaAGGGCGcgactttgggttcaacatcgGAGGGGGCGgaggggttgagatctccaactatttAGTTTGGGCCCAAGACTCGTCTGGGGACAAATCTGTTTCATTTAAAGGATACAGAtttacgtgtttttttttttttcaacgtggaccctatttttctattaggaacaacaatctttgacactggtccagtatttagCGTGAACGCTGTAAACGGCAGCCACAGaccaggctgcaatgtaaccctacggggcaaatgtgcatcgtcaattttctccactaaaagtgcttggtttgccgctgacaggctcagattattattctaagtgtctgacaacattatggtaaggatccctacagaggtcgctagcgctaaacccaccagactccatttaaataaacaatacttttagagtgtatagacgtattttcacatgtaaatctgtaaactatgtgtttatttcaaccaaaactagagttgtggtggttggaaaagtggaaagacgacccaaaacagcttttttatacttttattttgtttctgtcgacattgaatgaagtgtattttacgatgctaaaatgactgtttatttacatggagtctggtggctttagcgaacgcaatttcccggttgtttttatgttaaaaaaaaaaaaaaaaggatcttactctttaacagaaaggtcgacctccttagaaatgcTTTTCATAatattgtcagacacttagaataataatctgagcctgtcagcgcccaaacaagcacttttgtggacGTAAATTGAAAATGCAcgattgccctattaacttccattgtagcttgtttcgctgactgcagactgcagcgatctctcttaatactggaccaacgtcaaagattgttgttcccatcagtcacttagacacaaaaacataggggaATAGGGTGCAGGTTGAAAATAAAACGGTCCTAAAATCAATAGTTTTGGTATCAGCTGTTCCTCAGAGTTGTTGAGAAAGCGTTGCGAGTGCATCCCACGTGGTGTCGGCCTGCTGGCGGTGACGAGGAGCAAAGTGTCTTCCTGTAACCATGATGTTTAGTGAAACAAACCAACGGGCTGGAACCTGTTCTGCTGCTCCTGGaaaaaaatgatgatgatgtttaaTCACAAAGTTTTTCCTCTAGTTCAATGATGAACCAAAACATGCTGTGTGGGGGACATTTTCTAATCAAATTAGTCCCCAAGTACTAATTCACTCCCTAACCCTGGCTATGTAGGgataggggttagggttaggttcgAAGATCAGATGTTTTGAAGTGTGGGTGTCTGAGTTACAAAAATGTGGCTCACAGTTGTATTTAAACTTATTtactaggggtgcacgattcagaaaatgtcacgatttgatattgatttttaaaaaacgattcacagtatgtaaatgtagttacttttcccatgcgATTGAAGTAGACGTAcaattacaatacattattttacaattacataacaaattttaaatttcttttttttattaaaaaacatgaattgatttttggaattctatgaatcgattttgaatcggtagagcgcGAATCGCGATTTTAATGggaatcgatttttttgcacatccCTATTATTTACATTTCAAGTTGTATCATGGAGCCTCTATCTGTGCTCCGACAACTAACGTAGTGATTAGCGTAGTTAATGTAGCTATTCACAAAGCCATTAGCGTAAATTATTAACCAGCACTTGGATTAGCGAGTGTCAAAAGCAACAAGTGTTCAAAggtgtaaaaaaattaaataaagaataGATTTCATTTCAGAAGTTTACTAACTGAGCATAACAGAattttaaataacagaaaatgttctgtttttggGACAAAGTCGGTAATAAGCTGCCTGAATGTTTTCTGttactttactttttcttttcttaagaGTGCATAGTCggtgtgttagctacagtagacgACGGTCGGCACgacccccagtttggagaagcaggcaggagtaccggCAACTTAGGCTAAACCGTACTTGTCCCGCTTGTCACTGAAAACGTACATTTCGTACCCCACCCACCAGCTTTCTTAAGTGTCCCGTACTAGCGCCGCATATCAGGTAAACGTACGTccctcactcccatcgcgtcaaaaaGTCACGGAggatgggtgggtcataaaacacgGGACTTTCATGCCGCGGAGCGGAGTTTGCTTTCCGGGGAAATtgcgtgttccttgggagtgtttaaTCCAAATCCAACCatcttttttcctgaaatacgccaccgtttgttgaaatagttcttatcactgTCTACCCtcgctgtagataggtgggccaacgcattttttgtctcagtgcaagtaattaggttgtttttttgtcttttgttggctcactttcaCTCACaccatgctaaccggcaacataggattccattcactacgctaagctaactagcggcggcactgccagtgttgcaccggactaaaacgatacatgcacaaaaaatgcgttggcccacctatctacagctaggggagaccgtgataagccctatttcaacaaacggtggcgtatccctttaactggTTTGCCTAGTTCCGTAGGATACCAATACGTAGTGGCGTGCGTAGATTTTCTCACCATATTGTACAGACCCGTTCACGAGAACACGTTGGTGTTATCCACTTCAAAACATCTGAACTTGCCCTTCAACACAACGTTCCACCCAGATGGTTGACTGCGTGCAGAATGGTTCACGAGAAAGTCGCCGAAATTAGCATTTCTGTCTT
The genomic region above belongs to Perca fluviatilis chromosome 24, GENO_Pfluv_1.0, whole genome shotgun sequence and contains:
- the LOC120554264 gene encoding ADP-ribosylation factor-like protein 4C, yielding MGNSFSNLGAFQSLHIVMLGLDSAGKTTVLYRLKFNEFVNTVPTIGFNTERIRLGGAGASRGISCHFWDVGGQEKLRPLWKPYSRCTDGIVYVVDSVDAERLEEARAELHKITRFSENQGTPLLVVANKQDLPRALDVAEIERQLALAELSPSTPYHVQPACAIIGEGLHEGMDKLYEMIVKRRKSLKQKKKRQ